The DNA region CGACCAGCGTGTAATTGACCTTGATCCCGTTGGGTTCAAGGAGTTGTCCATACCAGCCCGTATTGGAGAACAGCGTCACCAGCACGAGGCCAGCAACTGCGGTGGGGAGAGCAAAGGGCAGGTCGACGAGAGCATCCAGCATCCGCTTGCCGGGGAATTCATAGCGTGTCAGCACCCAGGCGAGCAGCAGGCCGAAGGCCCCGTTAAAGGCAGTGGCCAGCAGGGCAGCGCTGATGGTGACGCGGTAGGCGGCAAAGGCGCGGTTGGAAGCAACGATGCGCCAGAACTCTTCCAGGCCCATGCCCCCGACCTTGAGCAGCATCGCCATGATGGGTAGCACGATGATGAGGGTCAGATAGATCATGGAGACGCCCAGCGTCAGGCCGAAGCCGGGCAGCAGGTGCCGGCCGCGGCGACGGGGGGCGCCCAGCGGAGCAAGACGCGGCCCGGCGGCCGCGTCGATATGTTTGACCTCAGAGGTCACTGGTTGAGGAACACGCGATCGAGCAGGCCGCCATCGGCGAAGTGCTCTTCGGTGACCTGGGCCCAGCCGCCGAATTCATCCTCGACGGTCACGAGGCGCACTTCGGGGAAGGTCCCGGCGTGGGCAGCAGCGACGGTCTCGTCATTAACGCGGTGGTTGTGCCCGGCTGCGATCTCCTGGCCTTCGGTCGTGTAGAGGAAGTCGAGGTAGGCCTTCGCAAGGTCGCGGCTGCCGCGGTTGTCTACGACCTGGTCGACAATGGCCACCGGGAACTCGGAAAGGAGAGAGACGCTCGGAATCACGGGCTGGTAGTTCTCGGCGCCCAACTGATCGCGCACGCTCAGCACTTCCGCTTCGAAGGTGATGAGGACGTCGCCCAGCTGCCGCTCGGTGAAAGCGGTGGTCGCACCACGTCCACCCGTTTCGAATACCGGCACGTTCGAAAAGAGCTTGGTGAGGTATTCCTCGACCTGCGCTTCGTCGCCGCCAAACTCCTCGTTGGCCCAGGCGCGAGCGGCCAGATAGGTGTAGCGGCCGTTACCGGAGGTCTTGGGATTGGGGAAGATCACCTGCACATCGTCGCGCGCGAGATCGCCCCAATCGGTGATGTTCTTGGGATTGCCCCCGCGGACGAGGAAGGCGGGCAGGGAATAGAAGGGCGAGGCATTGTTGGGGAACTCGCTCTGCCAATCGTCCGAGACAAAGCCGCCTTCGACGAGGCGCTCCACGTCGGTCACCTGATTGAAGGTGACGACGTCGGCGGGCAGCCCCTCGAGAATGGCGCGTGCCTGGGTGGAGGTGCCAGCATGGGACTGGTTGATGGTGACAGCGGTGCCCGTCTCAGCCTCATAAACGGGCACGAAGGCCTCGTTCTGGGCGGCGAAAATCTCGCGGGCAATGTCGTAGGAGGCATTAAGCAAGTCAGTGGGCTGCGCCAGAACAGGCGCGCTGCCAATGGCGAGCGCGGCGACGGCGGCGGAAAGAAGCTTGTGCATGGGACGCTTTCATCAGAGGTGAAACGGAGCTCGGGGAGTTTCTTGCACTGGGCTGTGAGCGGACGTCCAGCAGCAAATGTTTGCTTCGGATGACTAATTCTCGCCCTAGTTCGTGCGCGAAAAGCCGTTGCGTGGCCCTGCGGCGCAACGCGATTTCATTTCCGCGGGATTGCAGCGACGGCTTTACAATGCGTCCGCGGTGGTGACACTCGGGCAAAAAGGGAGGTGACGATGAAGAGCTTGGTGACGACGCTGGGACGGTTCGAGCGGGAGCAGCTCGGCCTGATCCTGCCGCACGAGCATGTGTTCGTGGATATGCGCACGCCCGACCAGCCCGGCTATGGCGAGGCTAACGCGGCCGACGTGATTGCACTGATGGCGCCGCAGATCGAGGCTATCAAGGCGCAGGGCATTACGGCGCTGGTGGAATGCACGACGGGCGGGGTGGGTCGGCGGGCCGATATCGATCTGGCCGTCTCGCGGGCGACCGGCATGCCGATCGTGGTGCCGACTGGCAATTATCGCGAGCCGTGGATACCCCAATGGGTGCATGAGGCCGATGAGACGGCGCTGGAAACCTGGATGGTGGGCGAGTTGACCGAAGGTATCGAAGGTACCGGTGTGGCCGCGGGCTGGATCAAGCTCAGCGCCGGTGATGACGGGATCACGCCGCTCGAGGAACGCATCCTGCGCGCAGCGGGCCGAGCAGCGGTGCGAACGGGCGCAGTTATCGGCTCGCATACGATCCGCGGGAAGGTGGTGATGGACCAGCTGGATATTCTTGCCGAGGAGGGGTGTCCGGCAGACCGCTTCATCTCCATCCACATGCAAGAAGAGAAGGATTTCGGTTTGCACCGGGCGCTGGTGGAGCGCGGCGCCTGGATCGAATACGACCATGTCGGGCGAGCGCCCGATGCCGATGTGCTGGCGCTGGTGCTGCGGGCCATCGAACAGGGGCTCGACCGTCAACTGCTCATCAGCCACGATTTGGGGTGGTACGATCCAGCGCAGCCGGGCGGCGGTGTGCCGCGACCCTATACGCATCTGGTGGACTGGCTGCTGCCGGCGCTGGACAAGGCCGGCGTGCCAGCCGCCACGATTGGGCGGCTGACGCGAGATAATCCCTTCGACGCCTTTGCGCGTTAGCCGGCGAGCGGCTCGGCGAAGAGGTCGTATTCGTCGCTATCGGTGACGACGACGTCCAGCATGTCGCCGGGCTTGATGCCGGTGGCATTGCTGATGATGACCTGACCGTCGATTTCGGGCGCATCCCACTTCGAGCGGGCGATGGCCTTGTTGGTTTCGGGCTGCACGTCATCGACCAGCACCTGGATGGTGCGGCCGCGCTTTTTGGCGAGCTGGCCGGCTGACACGGTCTGGGCGACCTCCATCAGCTGCTCCCAACGCTCCTGCGCCACCTCGTCGGGCACGATGCCCTCGAGTTCGTTGGCGGGGGCACCGGTCACCGGCTCGTATTTGAAGCAGCCAGCGCGGTCGATCTCGGCTTCCTCGATGAAGTCGAGCATCATCTCGAAATCTTCGTCCGTTTCGCCGGGGAAGCCCACGATGAAGTTGGATCGCACAGTTAGATCAGGGACTTGGCGCTTCCAGTCGAGAATTCGATTCAGCGTCTTTTCCTGGTGCGCGGGGCGGCGCATCGCTTTGAGCACCGTCGGCGAAGCGTGCTGAAACGGGATGTCGAGATAGGGCAGGACGAGGCCATCGGCCATCAGCTCCATGATTGCATCGACGTGGGGGTAGGGGTAAACATAATGGAGGCGCACCCAGGCGCCCAGCTGACCCAGCTCCTTGGCCAGATCGTAGAACTTGGCCTTTACGGGGCGGCCGCGATACATCGATTCCGCGTACTTGACGTCCACGCCATAGGCGCTGGTGTCCTGCGAAATCACCAGCAATTCCTTGACGCCGCTGCGGACCAGCTGCTCGGCCTCGCCCAGAACGCCAGCGGCGGGGCGGGAGGCGAGGTCGCCGCGGATCTGCGGGATGATGCAGAAGGAGCAGCGATTGTTGCAGCCTTCGGAAATCTTGAGATAGGCGTAGTGGCGCGGCGTCAGCTTGAGGCCACTTTCGGGGACGAGGTCCACGAAGCGATTAGGCACTGGCGGAAGGTGCTCGTGCACGGCCGAGACGACGCTTTCGTACTGATGCGGGCCGGAAATGGCGAGCACGCTGGGGTGCGTCTTGCGGATCAGGTCCTCTTCGACGCCTAGGCAACCGGTGACGATGACCCGGCCGTTCTCGTTGAGCGCTTCGCCGATGGCCTCAAGGCTCTCCTGCTTGGCGCTGTCGAGAAAGCCGCAGGTGTTGACCAGTACGACGTCGGCGCCGGCATAGTCGCGCGAAAACGAATAGCCCTGCGACCGCAGGGTGGACATGATGCGCTCGCTATCAACGAGGGCTTTGGGGCAGCCGAGGCTGACGAGGCCAATTTTTGGCGCTTGGCTCATGAGAGCGTGACATTCCAATGTTGGAGGATTGGGCGCGTCATACAGAAAACTGCCCGGTTACGCAATGTGACTGCCTCCCGCCCGGCGCGGGGCAGGGCTGATGGGAGCGGCTAACACAGGGTCTTGAATGGGACGCTTCCGCGAACAGTGCGTGCGGCAGAGCCCTGCTACCCGCCGAGGAGGCGCTCGGCTACGCCTCTGGTTTCCTAAAGCGTCACCTGGAGCTTCCCGTGTTTGATCGTCTCTCCGCCTATGCGCCGCAGGCCCTCGCCGTGCTGCGCATCGTCACCGCCCTGCTGTTTCTGGCCCACGGTACGCAGAAGCTGCTTGGCTTCCCGGCAGCCGAATGGTCTCCGGGAGCCTTCTCACTGCCCTGGTTTGCCGGCGTCATCGAGATCATCACCAGCATCCTAATCATCCTGGGCTTCTTCACCCGCCCGGCAGCCTTTGTCGCCTCTGGCACCATGGCGTTCGCCTATTGGATCGCGCATGCGCCGTCCAATTTCTTTCCGGCGAATAACGACGGCGACGCAGCGATCCTCTTCTGTTTTGTCTTCCTCTACCTCGCCTTTGCGGGGCCGGGCGCCTGGAGCATCAACAAGAAGTAGGCTGTGCGCTACGCATGAAAAAAGCCGCCGAGACCAATGTCGCGGCGGCTTTTTCGTGTTCCGTTGCAGGACTTACTCTGGTTTCTTGGCCGGGCTGCGCTTGGCGGTGCGACGCGGTTTGAATACTTCGCCAGATTTGGTTGCCGGGCTGCGAGTCACCTTGGTCTTGGGCTTGGCCCCCTCAGCTGAGGCGAGCGCCGCTTTGGTCTTGGCTGCGGGGTCCTTTGCGGCAGGCGCCGTCGTAGGTTTGGGCGCGATGTTGCCAGGGGAACTCGGCGTGAGGGTCACCACCGGCTCCGGCGGCGCGGAAGGCCGATGGGGCGCAGCATCGGTTGCCGGCGCGGAGTAGTCGTCGGCGTCCGAGTAGTCAGGGTCTTCGCTCTCCTCGGCCAGATCGCGAATCGCTTCGCGAACCTCGTCAAGCAGCGAGGCGGAATAACGCGATCGTGCAGCCGGCTCGCCTTCGCTCTCATGGCGGCGGAAAAAGACCAGCAGCCCTTCGCAGAGGATGCGCAGGCCCACGAAATAGAGAAGGCCAAAAACGACAATCTCGAGCAGACCCCAAAGCCCGATGCCAAAGCCCAAGCTGAAGGTGAAGAAGAAATGCGCGATGGCCCAGAGCAGGATGCCTGCCAGACCCAGAGCATAAAAGATCGGTACCAGCTTGGGCGCGAGCACGGCATCGAGCCGGGACAAGGTCCGGCTGGTGAAGAGGCGTTTGAGATCGTCCATAGTCATCGCATCGCTCCGTAAGGCTCGATTCCGGGTTTCACGCAACTTGGCCGCGCAAGCCAGCGCTGACAAGGCTTTCCTCGGTCGAATCGTGGGTGGAGCCAAAACGGCGCTCGAAAGCACCCCTGAGAACCGAATCCACCTCCGCCATGGACACCAGTTGTCCGAGATCCTCGAAGCTGGTGACGCCCTGGTCGATAATGCCGCAGGGCACAATGCCGTCGTAATGGTCCAGATTCGGTGCGACGTTGAGCGATATCCCATGGAAGGTCACCCATTTGGAGACGCGAACGCCGATAGCGGCAATCTTGTCTTCCTTGAGCAGTCCTTTCTCGGGCCGGCGCACCCAAACACCGATACGACCCTCACGTCGCTCGCCGACGATGCTGTGGGCCGCCAGGGTATCGATGACCCAAGCCTCTAGGCCCTGGACGAGGCAGCGAATGTCGCGCCCGCGTTCGCGCAAATCGAGCATCACATAGGCCACGCGTTGGCCGGGGCCATGATAGGTGTATTGCCCACCGCGCCCGGCATCATAGACAGGAAAGCGCGGCGACAGCAGGTCGCTGGCCACGGCCGAGGTGCCGGCGGTATAGAGCGGGGGGTGCTCCAACAGCCAGACCGCCTCCTGCGCCTCTCCGGCAGCAATTGCCGCAGCCCGCGCCCGCATGGCGGGGAGTGCCTCTTCATAAGACACAAGTTGGGGCGAGATGATCCACTCCACCGCTCGCCCGTCTGCGCGTGCCAGCTTGCTGGACGTTGCGCAGGCCATCTCACCTGATGTTAACGGTTCCATAACCATGGTTGCCAGAAGATTACCCTATCTCGATTCAGCGGCCGCACGCGGCCCTTTGCGGTACAGCCTTATCTATGAGCACGCTCGACAACATTGAAGTGGATATCACCGTTGAGCTGGGTGCAACCACCATGCCCATCCATCATCTGTTGCGAATGGGCCGCGGGGCAGTGATCGAACTCGACGCGCTGGAGAACGATCCGCTCAAGATCTACGCCAATGGTACGCTGATCTCGCAGGGTGAAGTCAGCGTGGAAGAAGGGCATCTGCGCGTCCTCGTCACCGAAAAGATCCTCAAGCGCGGCTAATCCTCGGCGCGCTCTACGCTTTTTGCTCACTTCCCACACGGGTTAGGGAAATCTCGTCGAAACCGCTTGTGGTTACAAAAGACCTTTGCTACATCCCCACTCGCTTCGCCACTGGCGAGGCACTACCAGAGTGCGGTCGTGGCGGAACTGGTAGACGCGCAGCGTTGAGGTCGCTGTGCCGCAAGGCGTGGAAGTTCGAGTCTTCTCGACCGCACCAGTCATCCCTGTGATGACTGAACTACAAAATGGGCTGCCCTCCGGGGCGGCCCTTTTTGTTTCAGGCGGTTCCCGCGTGATTGCAGATGGCTTACTGCTGGGGCGGGCACCGTCAGGCGTCAAACGTTGAGCACCACGCCGAAGCCCAGCGCGAGAGCGACGACGAACGCAATAAGTGCAATGGCAAGGATCAGTGCCAGCCGAGTTCTCATGGCGCCTAGCTCCTCATACCATGCCGAAGACTTCAGAATCGATGTTGCTATCGGGCACTCCCATCTCCTCGAGAGTGGATTTGATCCCCTCCGTCATCGGCGTGGGGCCACAAAGGAGGAACTTGTAGCCGTCGAGATCGCCGGGGAGATGCTTCTCGAGGATCTCCCGGGTCACATAGCCTTTCTCGACATTGGCACCGGGCGGCGGATCCTCCACCACATGCACGAGCTTGAAGTTGAGGCTCTTCTGCATCTCGGCTAGTTCCTCGCGAAACGCGGCGCTTTCCAAATCGGGATTGGCATAAAACAGTACTGTCGGATGGTCATCACCTCGCGCCTGCATGGCTTTGAGGTTTGAGAGCATGGGCGTGATGCCGATGCCCCCGGCAATCATTGCGAAGCCCTTCACCGGCTTTTCCCGCTCCGTGGTGAAGACGCCGAATGGCCCTTCCAAATAGCCGATGTCTCCGGGCTTGGCCTTGACAACCGCATTGGAGAAATCCCCAAGGGGTTTGATGGAGAGCGTGACGTTGGGCCCTTCCTCGGGGGCACTGGCAATGGTGAAGGGGTGCTCGTCCAGCTGGTAGGGCGAGCCTGCAAAGGTGAGCCATACGAACTGGCCGGGCTTCCATGGATTCAGCGGCTTGCCCAGTGGCTCGAACACCAGGGTATGGGCACCGCCGCGCTCCTCGGTGTTACTCACCACCCGCCAGGGATTGCGCCGCTGTAGCCAGGGCTTGCCGACGCGCAGCCACACCAGCAGCAGCACCCACGCCAAGGTGACGCCGAGCCACAGGGCCCGCGTTTCTACGGCGGCGGTAAAGCGCCCGACGCCAAGGACATGGGAGATCGCGGCTCCGAAGCCGATGACGGCGAGCCCAAAATGCACGTAGCGCCAGAACTCGTACTCAAGCTTGAGCCACTTGCGGAACTCGGAGGTCACCACCAAGAGACCAAAGGCAACGAGCGCCACCCGGCCCGAGGTCAGCTCCCACCGCGCCTCCAGCGGGTTGAGCTCACCAAGTTCCGCCTCGAACCAGAAGTAGAGAATGCCGAAATGTCCAAGGATGACACCCAGCGTGCCCAGCGCGAGATAGCGGTGGAAGAGATAGACGATGTCGGCACCGAAGGGGTAGGTCAGCGCGCGAAAGCGGGCGGTTAGGGCAAACTGCATGCCGGTGAGGGCAAGGGCGCCAAAGCCAAGCCCCATGGAGAAATCCCACAGCAGGTTGCGTCCATCGACCCTCTCACCGGCGAGCAGTACCGCAAAGGGGAGCGCCAGGACCACGAAGGCGGCGAATACCCAGGCCACTGCTTGCTGTTTCATGCATGCTCCTCGTCGTCGTTCAAAGAACAACGACAGGAGGGGGGGCTCGTTCCCCTAGGGAGAGTCGGCCCGTTTGTTACATGCGCAGAATTCTCGTTCAGCTTGCCCGCGTCAATTTAGCTTTCCGCTGGCGAGTCGATAACCCAGGTGACACCGAAGCGGTCCATGGTCAGGCCGAACCCTGGAGACCATGGCTGAGACTCGAAGGGCATGAGCACGGTGCCCCCTTGGGACAGCGCCTTGAAAATGCGACGAGCCTCCTCGACAGAGTCAGCGGCGACGGTGACGCTGTAGCCGCTGCGGCCGGAAAAATCCTGCATGTCCTGACCCATCAGCGCCTGGTCGCCGATGTCAATCCAGGCATGAACGATCCGGTCCAGGCGATCCTCAGGGACGCCTTCGGCCATTCCAGGCATGTCGCGATGACTCAACATGCCGCGGATCTCGCCACCCAGAATGCGGGCATAGGTGGTGAACGCCTCGCGGCAATCGCCGTCGAAATCAATGTTGGCAACGACTTTCATGACCCATTCCTTTGGTTGTGGAGCAAACATAGCAAGCCATCTCAACACGCATGTGACTGATGCTATCCCCCGATGACCTGCCTCATCCCGTCAGGACGAACAGGACAGGCTGATTTCGACACGTTCTTGAAACGCAGGACGAATTTTCCTTGGTGCCACACTGGAGTTGCTCCCGCTCGCGTGACGCGGGCTAGCGTCCGCGTCCGGCGTGTTACAGAGGAGCCGCGGTGGGCGCGGATTTCCACCCTTGGAGAGCTGTTGCTCAGCGGATAGTCTAGTCCGGCGTCACGTAGCGCCGAGCATCATCCAGTCGGAGCGACAGCTCCTCGTTGTCAATCTTGTCGAGGTGGATCAGTACGGCCGTCTGGCCCACGAGGTCATCGGATTCGAAGTAGATGGTGGGCGAGATGTCGAGGAGGAGTGCTTTCTGTTCCGCGGGGCAGGGCAGCATCAGGGTCTTGCTGCTGAGCAGGCGCGCAAAGGGCTTATCGCCAACCATCAGTTCGGGTTGCTCGCCGGTGCCGCCGCGCCGGAGATTGTCGAGCCCGCGACCCCGTGCCAGGGTTTCGATGCGGGAGAGGGCGGTATCGAGCTCGGAAGACATGGCAGACATCCTTTTGAGGCGTGCAATTTTCGGTGCTTACGGCGCCAAACCGCTTTGCCCACTCTGGCGGAACGACGTCCGATTGGCTACAGCTTGGCCCGCCCCCGAAACTCCCGTGCCACGCAAAGGGCTCCCATGAGCACAGACCTCGAGACAGAACCCAGGCTAGAGCCTGGGATTGATACCAGTGCGCTGCGCGACGAGAACGATCGCATCAGCATGCATTGGCTCGAGCGCTTGCGCGCTTATCTCGAGGCTGGCCGGGCCGAGGACGTCGCCGAGGTGATGGCGCCGCTACATGCGGCTGATGTAGGCGACGTGCTCGAGGCGCTGAACGGCGATGAGCGCCTGCTTCTGCTGCGGCAGCTGGGCCGGCGTTTCGATTATTCGGCGCTGACCGAAGTCGATGACAGTGTGCGCGCGCAACTCATGGAGGAGCTGCCCAATGCCGAAATCGCCCGTGGCGTGGCGGGGCTGGACAGCGACGACGCCATCTACATTCTCGAGGACCTCGATCAGGAGGATCGCGACGAGGTCTTGGCCAAGTTGCCGACCTTCGAGCGGCTGAGCCTGAAACGCAGTCTCGACTTTCCCGAAGACTCCGCCGGGCGGCGGATGCAGACCGACTTCATCGCCATTCCGCCGTTCTGGACGGTGGGTCAGACCATCGATTATCTGCGTCGCGAACAGGACCTGCCGGACGAGTTCTACCAAATCTACGTGGTCGACGCGTCCTATCAGGTGCTCGGCACCATTCCGCTTGACAAGTTCCTCCGGGCGCCGCGCGTGACGCCCATCGAAGCGCTGATGAACACCAACCTCGTGCTGGTCGATGCCAATGTCGACCAGGAGGACGCGGCCCGCGAATTCGAGCGCTATGACCTGGTCGAGGTTGGCGTGGTCGACGAAAGCCGACGCCTGGTGGGTGTGCTTACCATCGACGACATGGTGGACGTCATTACCGAGGAGGCCGACGAAGACATCCGCCTGCTGGCGGGCGTGGGCGACGAGGATATTTCGGATTCCACCATGGATACGGTGCGCAGCCGCGTACCGTGGCTGGTGGTCAACCTCATTACGGCGGTGGCGGTGTCGGTGGTGATCGGCTTTTTCGATGCCACGATCGAGCAGATGGTGGCGCTGGCCGTTCTTATGCCCATCGTCGCATCCATGGGCGGCAATGCCGGGGCCCAGACCATGACGGTGACTGTTCGGGCCCTGGCCATGCGTGAACTCGATGGCCCTCGCCTCAAGCGTCTCATCACCCGCGAGGTGGTGGTAGGCTTCGTCAATGGCGTGATTTTTGCGTTTTTAATCGGCATCGTCACCTGGTTGCGCTTCGGCGATGCGGAACTGGGCGTGGTGATCGCGCTCGCCATGATCATCAATCTGATTGTGGCGGGGACCGCGGGCATTCTGATTCCGC from Devosia sp. RR2S18 includes:
- the cysP gene encoding thiosulfate ABC transporter substrate-binding protein CysP; its protein translation is MHKLLSAAVAALAIGSAPVLAQPTDLLNASYDIAREIFAAQNEAFVPVYEAETGTAVTINQSHAGTSTQARAILEGLPADVVTFNQVTDVERLVEGGFVSDDWQSEFPNNASPFYSLPAFLVRGGNPKNITDWGDLARDDVQVIFPNPKTSGNGRYTYLAARAWANEEFGGDEAQVEEYLTKLFSNVPVFETGGRGATTAFTERQLGDVLITFEAEVLSVRDQLGAENYQPVIPSVSLLSEFPVAIVDQVVDNRGSRDLAKAYLDFLYTTEGQEIAAGHNHRVNDETVAAAHAGTFPEVRLVTVEDEFGGWAQVTEEHFADGGLLDRVFLNQ
- a CDS encoding phosphotriesterase, which encodes MKSLVTTLGRFEREQLGLILPHEHVFVDMRTPDQPGYGEANAADVIALMAPQIEAIKAQGITALVECTTGGVGRRADIDLAVSRATGMPIVVPTGNYREPWIPQWVHEADETALETWMVGELTEGIEGTGVAAGWIKLSAGDDGITPLEERILRAAGRAAVRTGAVIGSHTIRGKVVMDQLDILAEEGCPADRFISIHMQEEKDFGLHRALVERGAWIEYDHVGRAPDADVLALVLRAIEQGLDRQLLISHDLGWYDPAQPGGGVPRPYTHLVDWLLPALDKAGVPAATIGRLTRDNPFDAFAR
- the rimO gene encoding 30S ribosomal protein S12 methylthiotransferase RimO translates to MSQAPKIGLVSLGCPKALVDSERIMSTLRSQGYSFSRDYAGADVVLVNTCGFLDSAKQESLEAIGEALNENGRVIVTGCLGVEEDLIRKTHPSVLAISGPHQYESVVSAVHEHLPPVPNRFVDLVPESGLKLTPRHYAYLKISEGCNNRCSFCIIPQIRGDLASRPAAGVLGEAEQLVRSGVKELLVISQDTSAYGVDVKYAESMYRGRPVKAKFYDLAKELGQLGAWVRLHYVYPYPHVDAIMELMADGLVLPYLDIPFQHASPTVLKAMRRPAHQEKTLNRILDWKRQVPDLTVRSNFIVGFPGETDEDFEMMLDFIEEAEIDRAGCFKYEPVTGAPANELEGIVPDEVAQERWEQLMEVAQTVSAGQLAKKRGRTIQVLVDDVQPETNKAIARSKWDAPEIDGQVIISNATGIKPGDMLDVVVTDSDEYDLFAEPLAG
- a CDS encoding DoxX family protein, yielding MFDRLSAYAPQALAVLRIVTALLFLAHGTQKLLGFPAAEWSPGAFSLPWFAGVIEIITSILIILGFFTRPAAFVASGTMAFAYWIAHAPSNFFPANNDGDAAILFCFVFLYLAFAGPGAWSINKK
- a CDS encoding DUF4282 domain-containing protein, whose protein sequence is MTMDDLKRLFTSRTLSRLDAVLAPKLVPIFYALGLAGILLWAIAHFFFTFSLGFGIGLWGLLEIVVFGLLYFVGLRILCEGLLVFFRRHESEGEPAARSRYSASLLDEVREAIRDLAEESEDPDYSDADDYSAPATDAAPHRPSAPPEPVVTLTPSSPGNIAPKPTTAPAAKDPAAKTKAALASAEGAKPKTKVTRSPATKSGEVFKPRRTAKRSPAKKPE
- the lipB gene encoding lipoyl(octanoyl) transferase LipB, whose product is MACATSSKLARADGRAVEWIISPQLVSYEEALPAMRARAAAIAAGEAQEAVWLLEHPPLYTAGTSAVASDLLSPRFPVYDAGRGGQYTYHGPGQRVAYVMLDLRERGRDIRCLVQGLEAWVIDTLAAHSIVGERREGRIGVWVRRPEKGLLKEDKIAAIGVRVSKWVTFHGISLNVAPNLDHYDGIVPCGIIDQGVTSFEDLGQLVSMAEVDSVLRGAFERRFGSTHDSTEESLVSAGLRGQVA
- a CDS encoding FliM/FliN family flagellar motor switch protein gives rise to the protein MSTLDNIEVDITVELGATTMPIHHLLRMGRGAVIELDALENDPLKIYANGTLISQGEVSVEEGHLRVLVTEKILKRG
- a CDS encoding ferredoxin reductase family protein; the encoded protein is MKQQAVAWVFAAFVVLALPFAVLLAGERVDGRNLLWDFSMGLGFGALALTGMQFALTARFRALTYPFGADIVYLFHRYLALGTLGVILGHFGILYFWFEAELGELNPLEARWELTSGRVALVAFGLLVVTSEFRKWLKLEYEFWRYVHFGLAVIGFGAAISHVLGVGRFTAAVETRALWLGVTLAWVLLLVWLRVGKPWLQRRNPWRVVSNTEERGGAHTLVFEPLGKPLNPWKPGQFVWLTFAGSPYQLDEHPFTIASAPEEGPNVTLSIKPLGDFSNAVVKAKPGDIGYLEGPFGVFTTEREKPVKGFAMIAGGIGITPMLSNLKAMQARGDDHPTVLFYANPDLESAAFREELAEMQKSLNFKLVHVVEDPPPGANVEKGYVTREILEKHLPGDLDGYKFLLCGPTPMTEGIKSTLEEMGVPDSNIDSEVFGMV
- a CDS encoding VOC family protein, with product MKVVANIDFDGDCREAFTTYARILGGEIRGMLSHRDMPGMAEGVPEDRLDRIVHAWIDIGDQALMGQDMQDFSGRSGYSVTVAADSVEEARRIFKALSQGGTVLMPFESQPWSPGFGLTMDRFGVTWVIDSPAES
- the mgtE gene encoding magnesium transporter — encoded protein: MSTDLETEPRLEPGIDTSALRDENDRISMHWLERLRAYLEAGRAEDVAEVMAPLHAADVGDVLEALNGDERLLLLRQLGRRFDYSALTEVDDSVRAQLMEELPNAEIARGVAGLDSDDAIYILEDLDQEDRDEVLAKLPTFERLSLKRSLDFPEDSAGRRMQTDFIAIPPFWTVGQTIDYLRREQDLPDEFYQIYVVDASYQVLGTIPLDKFLRAPRVTPIEALMNTNLVLVDANVDQEDAAREFERYDLVEVGVVDESRRLVGVLTIDDMVDVITEEADEDIRLLAGVGDEDISDSTMDTVRSRVPWLVVNLITAVAVSVVIGFFDATIEQMVALAVLMPIVASMGGNAGAQTMTVTVRALAMRELDGPRLKRLITREVVVGFVNGVIFAFLIGIVTWLRFGDAELGVVIALAMIINLIVAGTAGILIPLTLDKFKADPAIASAVFVTTITDVVGFFAFLGIAGLWFGLF